The Flammeovirga pectinis genomic interval CATCTAAACAAGAGCAGCTTACAACTGTATTGCCATAGTAAGAAGAGCATCCTCAGTTATTAAATCAGCTAATTTTTTAAGTGGGGGTGTTTTTTTGATTTGTATTGTACATAATAACGTACACTTTAAACTAACTTTTTAATTTATAGCTCTGAATTCATTAAATATCTTTAAATTGGGTCTTCAAGTATTTATCTATTACTATAACTACCTATGACTTTCAACTTTTTAAAAGGAAAGCTGACTTTACTTCTTTGCTTATTACACCTTTGCGTTTTTGCCAATTCTACAATTACAATTAAAACAGAAGAGGAGAGAGTAACTGATGTTTCTTCAAGTATTAGTGTTTTTTTAGATTCTACTAAGAATTTAGATTTTGAACAAGTACTACAGAATGTAATTTTTAAAGTAAATCAGCAAGAGATAATTAACCAAGGCTTTAACGAAGCTCCATTATGGTTACATTTTTCATTACATAATGAAAGCAGCTCATTACGAAACTTTATTCTAGAAATTGGCAACAGTAGTCTAGATGTTGTTGAGGTTTTTGAGATGAGAAACAATGAACTTATAAACTATCAATTGATAGGAGATAAGATACCATTTTTAGAAAGAAAAATACCTTTTAGAACTCATTTATACCCATTATCATTAGAGGATAATGAAACAAAAGAATTTTATTTAAAAATACAAACAGACGGTGCATTACAGGTTCCTTTAGCCATATCAACACCAACAAGTTTTTTTATTCAGCATTTAAGAACAGAAACAGCTTATGGTATTTATATAGGTATAATGTTGGTAATGATTATTTATAATTTACTGATATTTATGTCACTAAAAGACTTTAATTACCTGTATTATGCCTTTCCAATTATTGCAAATACAACGTTCTATTTGTCGTTAAGTGGGCATCATTTCCAATATTTATTTCCAAACTATCCCAATATTGCCAACAATGTTACGGTAATTTCTATCGGTGCATGGATATTAAGTTCTTCGTTTTATGCGAAGTCGTCATTGCAATCAGAAAAATATTCTAAGTCGGCCAATTACGCCCTTATTGCTACAATGGTTTTAGGTGGTATTGGTATAATTTTACCCTTTTTATCTTCTTACGGTTTTGCCGTTAGAGTAAATAGTAAGATGACATTGGTAAACTCTCTAGTAATGTTTGTAGCGGGCTTATTGATATGGAGAAATGGTAATAAATCTGCTCGTTTCTTTATTCTTGCATGGACTGCTTATTTGGTAGGAACGTTCATTTTTGCACTTATGAAATTCAATTTTATAGAGAAAAATGCTTTTACAACCAACGTATTAGCGTATGGCGGAATTATAGAAGTTATCTTCTTATCGTTGGCATTAAGTGATAAATACAAGATCTATAAAAAAGACAAAGAAACGGCACAAAAGGCACTTTTAGAACAACAATTAAAAGAGAATAGTGTACTCGAAGAGAAGGTAAAAGAACGTACAATAGAATTAGAAGAAAAGAGAGCAGAAATTGCTAGTGCATTCGATGAGATTAATTCTAAAAATACGGAGTTAGAAATGCAAAACGAAGAAATTGCGGCTCAGAGAGACATGGTGGAATCTCAGAAAGTAAAGTTAGAAGATAACAACCTGAAGATAACATCAAGTATTAACTATGCTGAACGTATTCAGATGGCCATGTTACCAACTTTAGAGAAAGTACGTGATCTATTTCCAGAATCATTTATCATCTTTAAACCAAAGGATATTGTATCTGGAGATTTCTTTTGGTGTGCTGAAGTTGATGGTAAGAAAATTGTTGCTGCAGTAGATTGTACAGGGCATGGTGTTCCCGGTGCGCTAATGTCTTTGGTAGGGAATAATTTATTAAATGATATCGTTAAGAAAACAAGAATTACATCTCCAGAAATCATTTTGCAAGCACTACATATCCAAATAAATAATACTCTTTATAATTCTGATAAGCAATTAAGAGACGGTATGGATATGAGTATTTTAGTTTATGATTCTAAAACGAATACGGTAGAGTTTTCTGGAGCAAGAAACCCATTGGTATATTGTACAGATGGTCAGATCAATTTAATTAAAGGAAATAGAAACTCGATAGGGTCTATTAAACCTCAAGTATCTTTTGATAAGCATACAATTAAGGTCGATAAATTGACCTCATTTTATATCTATTCAGATGGTTTTCAAGATCAGTTTGGAGGTACAAAAGATAGAAAATATGGCTCTAAACAATTTAGAGAAAAATTGGTAGATAATGCAGAAATGACAATGCCACTTCAGGAACAAATACTTACAAAAAGTCTTCAAGATTGGCTTACAAAAGAAGATGGTACTAAATACAGTCAGACAGATGATATACTAGTGATAGGACTAAGTTTATTACCACAAAAAATATAATATTTTAGAGGTCTTTTTGGCTATTAAATTTGATGAAATATCAGAAAACCGACGGGATAACTTAGTTTATTTCGTCGGTTTTTTTGTCTCTTAAAATACTAATTGACCATAATAAAAGCA includes:
- a CDS encoding 7TM diverse intracellular signaling domain-containing protein, producing MTFNFLKGKLTLLLCLLHLCVFANSTITIKTEEERVTDVSSSISVFLDSTKNLDFEQVLQNVIFKVNQQEIINQGFNEAPLWLHFSLHNESSSLRNFILEIGNSSLDVVEVFEMRNNELINYQLIGDKIPFLERKIPFRTHLYPLSLEDNETKEFYLKIQTDGALQVPLAISTPTSFFIQHLRTETAYGIYIGIMLVMIIYNLLIFMSLKDFNYLYYAFPIIANTTFYLSLSGHHFQYLFPNYPNIANNVTVISIGAWILSSSFYAKSSLQSEKYSKSANYALIATMVLGGIGIILPFLSSYGFAVRVNSKMTLVNSLVMFVAGLLIWRNGNKSARFFILAWTAYLVGTFIFALMKFNFIEKNAFTTNVLAYGGIIEVIFLSLALSDKYKIYKKDKETAQKALLEQQLKENSVLEEKVKERTIELEEKRAEIASAFDEINSKNTELEMQNEEIAAQRDMVESQKVKLEDNNLKITSSINYAERIQMAMLPTLEKVRDLFPESFIIFKPKDIVSGDFFWCAEVDGKKIVAAVDCTGHGVPGALMSLVGNNLLNDIVKKTRITSPEIILQALHIQINNTLYNSDKQLRDGMDMSILVYDSKTNTVEFSGARNPLVYCTDGQINLIKGNRNSIGSIKPQVSFDKHTIKVDKLTSFYIYSDGFQDQFGGTKDRKYGSKQFREKLVDNAEMTMPLQEQILTKSLQDWLTKEDGTKYSQTDDILVIGLSLLPQKI